A window of the Streptomyces sp. NBC_01351 genome harbors these coding sequences:
- a CDS encoding peptidylprolyl isomerase — protein sequence MVTSDQRRRQLAREKYERQQQRRAEARQKARRRMAVIGAAVAVVVATLVGLIVGGVFDKDTKDQAADPAATPSAAPTPKQSPSPEMAIDQKAKYTFALKTSAGDINFAMDAAKTPQTVNSFKSLADKGFFDNTKCHRLTSGGIFVLQCGDPEGTGMGGPGYNIPDENLDSLGKPNDQGKVVYPAGTVAMANTGQPGSGGSQFFLVYKDSPLPPSYTPFGTINAAGVKVLEDIAKAGTADGGQDGAPKNDVKIEKGTVTQN from the coding sequence GTGGTCACGAGCGATCAGCGGCGGCGACAGCTCGCCAGGGAGAAGTACGAGCGCCAGCAGCAGCGGCGGGCCGAGGCCCGGCAGAAGGCGCGCCGGCGCATGGCGGTGATCGGCGCGGCGGTGGCCGTGGTCGTCGCGACGCTGGTCGGCCTCATCGTGGGCGGCGTCTTCGACAAGGACACGAAGGACCAAGCGGCGGACCCGGCCGCGACCCCGTCGGCCGCGCCGACGCCCAAGCAGTCCCCGTCTCCCGAGATGGCCATCGACCAGAAGGCGAAGTACACGTTCGCCCTCAAGACCAGCGCGGGCGACATCAACTTCGCGATGGACGCGGCGAAGACCCCGCAGACCGTGAACTCCTTCAAGTCGCTCGCCGACAAGGGATTCTTCGACAACACGAAGTGCCACCGGCTGACGTCGGGCGGGATCTTCGTGCTCCAGTGCGGTGACCCCGAGGGCACCGGCATGGGCGGACCGGGCTACAACATCCCGGACGAGAACCTGGACTCGCTCGGCAAGCCGAACGATCAGGGCAAGGTCGTCTACCCGGCGGGCACGGTGGCCATGGCCAACACCGGCCAGCCCGGCTCGGGCGGCAGCCAGTTCTTCCTCGTCTACAAGGACAGCCCACTGCCGCCCTCGTACACCCCCTTCGGCACGATCAACGCGGCCGGTGTGAAGGTCCTGGAGGACATCGCCAAGGCCGGTACGGCCGACGGCGGCCAGGACGGGGCCCCGAAGAACGACGTGAAGATCGAGAAGGGCACCGTCACCCAGAACTGA
- a CDS encoding HNH endonuclease family protein yields MGRRAPLIAAAVALLLSGCHHDAPVRGTAPLVGQVPLASPGFPPAAATATAQLAKLKVEWGKNWETYKRENFGKYWSDETDAVGGRNGCDTRDDVLRRDLSELREGDRNPCVVLSGALHDPYTGKELPYTYRRASQIQSDHVVALGAAWRGGAYGWTPQRRLEYANDLDVLLAVDKQTNYEKSSKTADKWKPPRREYWCEYGRRYTGIKAKYQLSVTPPEKVALQELLATCPQ; encoded by the coding sequence ATGGGACGCCGTGCTCCACTCATCGCCGCGGCGGTAGCGCTGCTGCTCAGCGGGTGTCACCACGACGCCCCCGTGAGGGGCACGGCACCGCTCGTCGGGCAGGTGCCGCTCGCGAGCCCCGGGTTCCCGCCCGCCGCCGCCACCGCAACGGCCCAGCTGGCGAAGCTGAAGGTCGAGTGGGGGAAGAACTGGGAGACGTACAAGCGGGAGAACTTCGGCAAGTACTGGTCGGACGAGACCGACGCAGTCGGCGGGCGCAACGGCTGTGACACCCGGGACGACGTGCTGCGGCGGGACCTGAGCGAGCTGCGCGAGGGGGACCGCAACCCCTGCGTGGTGCTCTCCGGGGCACTGCACGATCCGTACACCGGCAAGGAGCTCCCCTATACCTACCGGCGCGCGTCGCAGATCCAGTCCGACCACGTCGTCGCGCTCGGCGCGGCCTGGCGGGGCGGCGCGTACGGATGGACGCCGCAGCGCAGGCTGGAGTACGCGAACGACCTCGACGTGCTGCTCGCCGTGGACAAGCAGACCAACTACGAGAAGAGCAGCAAGACCGCCGACAAGTGGAAGCCGCCGCGGCGGGAATACTGGTGCGAGTACGGGCGCCGCTACACCGGGATCAAGGCGAAGTACCAGCTGTCCGTGACCCCGCCCGAGAAGGTGGCGCTGCAGGAACTGCTGGCCACCTGCCCTCAGTGA
- the hisS gene encoding histidine--tRNA ligase, with protein sequence MATFKAPKGTYDLIPPVSVKHLAVREALSAPLRNSGYGYIETPGFEDVGLFARGVGESTDIVSKEMYAFETKGGAQLALRPEGTASVLRAALEASLHKKGNLPVKLWYSGSYYRYEQPQAGRYRHFSQVGAEAIGAEDPALDAELIILADQAYRSLGLRNFRILLNSLGDKECRPVYREALQDFLRGLDLDEETVRRAEINPLRVLDDKRRDVQKQLVGAPMLRDYLCDACKAYHEEVRALVTAAGVAFEDDEKLVRGLDYYTRTTFEFVHDGLGSQSAVGGGGRYDGLSEMIGGPALPSVGWALGVDRTVLALQAEGVTLDIPASTSVFAVALGEAKPAVFGLITELRKAGVAADMSYGGKGLKGAMKDANRSGARFAVVVGDRDLAEGVVQLKDMESGEQAAVPVAELVETVKARLA encoded by the coding sequence GTGGCTACTTTCAAGGCCCCCAAGGGCACGTACGACCTGATCCCGCCGGTCTCGGTGAAGCACCTGGCGGTACGCGAGGCCCTTTCGGCCCCGCTCCGGAATTCCGGCTACGGCTACATCGAGACGCCCGGCTTCGAAGACGTGGGTCTCTTCGCCCGGGGCGTGGGCGAGTCCACCGACATCGTCTCCAAGGAGATGTACGCCTTCGAGACCAAGGGCGGCGCCCAGCTGGCCCTGCGCCCCGAGGGCACGGCCTCGGTGCTGCGCGCGGCGCTGGAGGCGAGCCTGCACAAGAAGGGCAACCTCCCGGTCAAGCTCTGGTACTCGGGCTCGTACTACCGCTACGAGCAGCCGCAGGCGGGCCGCTACCGCCACTTCTCGCAGGTCGGTGCCGAGGCCATCGGTGCCGAGGACCCGGCGCTCGACGCCGAGCTGATCATCCTGGCCGACCAGGCGTACCGCTCGCTCGGCCTGCGCAACTTCCGGATCCTGCTGAACTCGCTGGGCGACAAGGAGTGCCGCCCGGTGTACCGGGAGGCACTGCAGGACTTCCTGCGCGGGCTGGACCTGGACGAGGAAACCGTCCGCCGGGCCGAGATCAACCCGCTGCGCGTCCTCGACGACAAGCGGAGGGACGTACAGAAGCAACTGGTCGGCGCGCCGATGCTGCGGGACTACCTGTGTGACGCGTGCAAGGCGTACCACGAGGAGGTCCGGGCCCTGGTGACGGCGGCGGGGGTCGCCTTCGAGGACGACGAGAAGCTCGTGCGCGGGCTCGACTACTACACGCGGACCACGTTCGAGTTCGTCCACGACGGTCTGGGCTCGCAGTCCGCGGTGGGCGGCGGCGGCCGCTACGACGGCCTGTCCGAGATGATCGGCGGACCGGCCCTGCCGTCCGTGGGCTGGGCACTGGGAGTGGACCGTACGGTGCTCGCCCTTCAGGCCGAGGGCGTCACGCTGGACATCCCGGCGTCGACATCGGTGTTCGCGGTGGCCCTGGGCGAGGCCAAGCCGGCCGTGTTCGGGTTGATCACCGAGCTGCGCAAGGCGGGCGTCGCGGCGGACATGTCGTACGGAGGCAAGGGCCTCAAGGGCGCCATGAAGGACGCGAACCGCAGTGGTGCGCGCTTCGCGGTCGTCGTGGGCGACCGGGACCTCGCCGAGGGCGTCGTCCAGCTCAAGGACATGGAGTCCGGCGAGCAGGCGGCCGTGCCGGTCGCCGAGCTGGTCGAGACGGTCAAGGCCCGCCTGGCCTGA
- a CDS encoding DUF349 domain-containing protein: protein MSSDPWGRVDETGTVYVRTSDGEKVVGSWQAGTPEEALAYFERKYEGLVVEIGLLEKRVRTTDLSAKDAQTAIDHLRTQVDEHHAVGDLDALRVRLDKLVATVESRREERKVQKAKQTDEARAAKDALVVEAEQLAQSDQWRSAGERLRALVDIWKGLPRLDRKSDDELWHRFSHARSAFSKRRKAHFASLDAQREDARKLKEKLVAEAESLSKSTDWGPTAARYRELMADWKAAGRAQRESEDDLWNRFRGAQDVFFAARGEVFAERDAEQVENLKLKEELADEAEKLVPITDLKAARAAFRSLNERWEAIGHVPRDARPKVEGRMHAVERAIQEAEEGEWRRTNPEARARAAGLTGQLQAAVDKLRTQIDAARAAGNNAKADKLARELEGRQALLDQALKGLEEFGG from the coding sequence GTGAGCAGCGACCCGTGGGGCCGAGTCGACGAGACGGGCACCGTGTACGTGCGTACTTCCGACGGCGAGAAGGTCGTCGGCTCGTGGCAGGCGGGCACCCCTGAGGAGGCCCTGGCCTATTTCGAGCGCAAGTACGAGGGCCTGGTGGTCGAGATCGGCCTCCTCGAGAAGCGGGTGCGGACGACCGACCTGTCCGCCAAGGACGCGCAGACGGCGATCGACCACCTGCGGACGCAGGTCGACGAGCACCACGCCGTGGGCGACCTCGACGCGCTGCGCGTACGGCTGGACAAGCTGGTCGCGACCGTCGAGTCCCGGCGCGAGGAGCGCAAGGTCCAGAAGGCCAAGCAGACGGACGAGGCCCGTGCGGCCAAGGACGCGCTGGTCGTCGAGGCCGAGCAGCTGGCGCAGAGCGACCAGTGGCGCAGCGCCGGTGAGCGGCTGCGCGCACTGGTGGACATCTGGAAGGGCCTGCCGCGCCTGGACCGCAAGTCGGACGACGAGCTGTGGCACCGCTTCTCGCACGCCCGCTCCGCGTTCTCCAAGCGGCGCAAGGCGCACTTCGCCTCCCTGGACGCGCAGCGCGAGGACGCGCGCAAGCTGAAGGAGAAGCTGGTCGCGGAGGCCGAGTCGCTGTCGAAGTCGACCGACTGGGGTCCGACGGCCGCCCGCTACCGCGAGCTGATGGCGGACTGGAAGGCGGCGGGCCGCGCCCAGCGCGAGTCCGAGGACGACCTGTGGAACCGTTTCCGCGGTGCGCAGGACGTGTTCTTCGCGGCCCGCGGCGAGGTGTTCGCGGAGCGCGACGCCGAGCAGGTCGAGAACCTGAAGCTGAAGGAAGAGCTGGCCGACGAGGCCGAGAAGCTCGTCCCGATCACCGACCTGAAGGCGGCCCGTGCCGCGTTCCGCTCGCTCAACGAGCGCTGGGAGGCCATCGGCCACGTACCGCGGGACGCCCGGCCGAAGGTCGAGGGCCGGATGCACGCGGTGGAGCGGGCGATCCAGGAGGCCGAGGAAGGCGAGTGGCGTCGTACGAACCCGGAGGCGCGGGCGCGTGCGGCCGGTCTGACGGGTCAGCTCCAGGCGGCGGTCGACAAGCTGCGCACGCAGATCGACGCGGCCCGCGCGGCCGGCAACAACGCGAAGGCCGACAAGCTGGCGCGTGAGCTGGAAGGCCGTCAGGCCCTGCTGGACCAGGCGCTGAAGGGCCTGGAGGAGTTCGGCGGCTGA
- a CDS encoding replication-associated recombination protein A, with product MEPDLFTAAAEERQEKDPSSSPLAVRMRPRTLDEVVGQQHLLKPGSPLRRLVGEGAGGPAGASSVILWGPPGIGKTTLAYVVSQATQKRFVELSAITAGVKEVRAVIEGARRAAGGYGKETVLFLDEIHRFSKAQQDSLLPAVENRWVTLIAATTENPYFSIISPLLSRSLLLTLEPLTDADLSALMRRALEEDRGLGGSVTLPADAEAHLLRIAGGDARRALTALEAGAGSAIAKGEPEITLQTVEEAVDRAAVRYDRDGDQHYDVASALIKSIRGSDVDAALHYLARMIEAGEDPRFIARRLMISASEDIGLADPTALPIAVAAAQAVAMIGFPEAALTLSHATIALALAPKSNTATTAIGAALADVRAGLAGSVPAHLRDGHYKGAAKLGHAQGYVYPHDVPGGIAAQQYAPDEVAGKRYYEPTRYGAEARYADVVEKVRERLRGE from the coding sequence GTGGAACCAGATCTCTTCACCGCAGCAGCCGAAGAACGCCAGGAGAAGGACCCGTCGAGCTCTCCGCTCGCCGTCCGCATGCGCCCGCGCACCCTGGACGAGGTCGTCGGCCAGCAGCACCTGCTGAAGCCCGGCTCCCCGCTGCGCCGACTGGTGGGCGAGGGCGCCGGGGGACCGGCCGGTGCTTCTTCGGTGATCCTCTGGGGGCCGCCCGGCATCGGGAAGACCACCCTCGCGTACGTGGTCAGCCAGGCGACGCAGAAGCGCTTCGTGGAGCTGTCCGCCATCACGGCGGGCGTGAAGGAGGTCCGCGCCGTCATCGAGGGCGCGAGGCGGGCGGCCGGCGGCTACGGCAAGGAGACCGTCCTCTTCCTCGACGAGATCCACCGCTTCAGCAAGGCCCAGCAGGACTCGCTGCTCCCGGCGGTGGAGAACCGCTGGGTGACGCTCATCGCCGCGACCACGGAGAACCCGTACTTCTCGATCATCTCCCCGCTGCTGTCGCGCTCGCTCCTGCTGACCCTGGAGCCGCTGACGGACGCGGACCTGAGCGCGCTGATGCGGCGGGCGCTTGAGGAGGACCGGGGGCTCGGCGGGTCGGTGACCCTGCCGGCGGACGCCGAGGCGCACCTGCTGCGCATCGCCGGGGGCGACGCGCGGCGGGCGCTGACCGCGCTGGAGGCGGGAGCCGGGTCAGCCATCGCCAAGGGCGAGCCCGAGATCACCCTGCAGACGGTGGAAGAGGCCGTCGACCGGGCCGCGGTCAGGTACGACCGTGACGGGGACCAGCACTACGACGTGGCGAGCGCGCTGATCAAGTCGATCCGCGGCTCGGACGTGGACGCGGCGCTGCACTACCTGGCGCGGATGATCGAGGCCGGGGAGGACCCGCGGTTCATCGCGCGGCGCCTGATGATCTCGGCGAGCGAGGACATCGGGCTCGCGGACCCGACGGCCCTGCCGATCGCGGTGGCCGCGGCCCAGGCCGTGGCGATGATCGGTTTCCCGGAGGCCGCGCTGACCCTGTCGCACGCCACGATCGCGCTGGCGCTGGCCCCGAAGTCGAACACCGCCACGACCGCGATCGGGGCGGCGCTGGCCGACGTACGGGCCGGGCTGGCCGGGTCCGTGCCGGCGCACCTGAGGGACGGGCACTACAAGGGCGCGGCGAAGCTGGGGCACGCGCAGGGGTACGTGTACCCGCACGATGTGCCGGGCGGTATCGCGGCCCAGCAGTACGCGCCGGACGAGGTGGCGGGGAAGCGGTATTACGAGCCGACGCGGTATGGGGCCGAGGCGCGCTACGCGGACGTGGTGGAGAAGGTCCGGGAGCGGCTGCGCGGAGAGTGA
- a CDS encoding vitamin K epoxide reductase family protein: MTTRGTDADTAPRTTVGGSRAFALLLVITGAMGLLAAWVITIDKFKLLEDPNFTPGCSLNPIVSCGNIMKSDQAAVFGFPNPMLGLVAYGIVICVGMSLLAGARFSRWYWLTLNAGTLFGVVFCAWLTYQSLYNINSLCLWCCLAWVATIFMFWYVTAHNVREGMLPAPGWLKAFLDEFAWVPPVLHVGIIGMLVLTRWWDFWTS; encoded by the coding sequence ATGACGACACGAGGTACGGACGCGGACACCGCCCCGAGGACGACCGTCGGCGGCAGCCGGGCGTTCGCCCTGCTGCTCGTGATCACGGGGGCCATGGGTCTGCTCGCCGCCTGGGTGATCACGATCGACAAGTTCAAGCTGCTGGAGGACCCGAACTTCACCCCGGGCTGCAGCCTGAACCCGATCGTCTCCTGCGGCAACATCATGAAGAGCGACCAGGCGGCCGTCTTCGGCTTCCCGAACCCCATGCTCGGGCTCGTCGCCTACGGGATCGTGATCTGTGTCGGCATGAGTCTGCTGGCCGGGGCCCGGTTCAGCCGCTGGTACTGGCTGACGCTGAACGCCGGCACCCTCTTCGGCGTCGTCTTCTGCGCCTGGCTCACGTACCAGTCGCTGTACAACATCAACTCGCTCTGCCTGTGGTGCTGCCTGGCCTGGGTCGCCACGATCTTCATGTTCTGGTACGTCACCGCCCACAACGTGCGCGAGGGGATGCTGCCGGCCCCCGGCTGGCTGAAGGCCTTCCTCGACGAGTTCGCCTGGGTGCCGCCCGTCCTGCACGTCGGGATCATCGGGATGCTGGTCCTGACCCGCTGGTGGGACTTCTGGACCTCGTAA
- a CDS encoding DUF2470 domain-containing protein, with translation MSRPHGIPLPSAQRSPDSDETESACADDKQGQPRPREGVRQLTGAERVRTLVESNASVSLTLIGARDTHGSEEFGAGMPAARTVTPDGDVILLVSGESAAARAAAHAQDDDLTAVIEITDVAPVSVPHRIRGRAWLAGWLTPVRGDDRTVCAALLAERHPVGELLGMSESLDAPYSGRPAWMMLRLEIGEISVDDLWGAEHVDPDDLAAADPDPLVSHETELLQHLHAAHSDRLGGLAGLLGAREAEGMRAVPLALDRLGLRVRFTGGPAGSFDARFDFPEPVADVCDLRRAMRTLFSAAAH, from the coding sequence ATGTCTCGACCACATGGGATCCCCCTGCCCAGTGCGCAGCGCAGTCCGGATTCAGACGAAACAGAATCCGCTTGCGCCGACGATAAGCAAGGTCAGCCGCGTCCCAGGGAAGGCGTTCGGCAGCTCACCGGAGCCGAACGCGTACGAACCCTCGTAGAGTCCAACGCCTCAGTATCCCTCACTCTGATCGGTGCTCGTGACACGCACGGTTCCGAGGAGTTCGGGGCAGGGATGCCGGCCGCACGGACCGTCACCCCGGACGGGGACGTGATTCTCCTTGTATCCGGGGAATCCGCGGCTGCCAGGGCAGCCGCTCACGCCCAGGACGACGACCTCACCGCCGTGATCGAGATCACGGATGTGGCGCCGGTGTCCGTGCCACATCGTATCCGAGGCCGCGCCTGGCTGGCGGGCTGGCTGACCCCGGTGCGCGGGGACGACCGCACGGTCTGCGCGGCGCTACTGGCCGAGCGGCATCCGGTGGGCGAACTGCTCGGCATGTCCGAGTCCCTCGACGCCCCCTACAGCGGCCGCCCCGCGTGGATGATGCTGCGGCTGGAGATCGGCGAGATCTCGGTGGACGACCTGTGGGGCGCCGAGCACGTGGACCCGGACGACCTGGCCGCCGCCGATCCCGACCCCCTCGTCTCCCACGAGACGGAGCTGCTCCAGCACCTGCACGCCGCCCACTCCGACCGCCTCGGCGGACTGGCCGGGCTGCTGGGCGCGCGGGAGGCGGAGGGCATGAGGGCGGTCCCGCTCGCCCTGGACCGGCTGGGTCTGCGCGTCCGCTTCACGGGCGGCCCCGCCGGATCCTTCGACGCCCGCTTCGACTTCCCGGAGCCGGTGGCGGACGTCTGCGACCTGCGCCGGGCGATGCGCACGCTGTTCTCGGCCGCCGCTCACTGA
- the rpsD gene encoding 30S ribosomal protein S4: MNQKRPKVKKSRALGIALTPKAVKYFEARPYPPGEHGRGRKQNSDYKVRLLEKQRLRAQYDISERQMARAYDRAKKAEGKTGEALVVELERRLDALVLRSGIARTIYQARQMVVHGHIEVNGGKVDKPSFRVRPDDVVTVRERSREKVPFQVAREGGYAGEGETPRYLQVNLKALAFRLDRDPNRKEIPVICDEQLVVEYYAR, from the coding sequence GTGAACCAGAAGCGACCCAAGGTCAAGAAGTCGCGTGCCCTCGGCATTGCGCTGACCCCGAAGGCCGTCAAGTACTTCGAGGCCCGCCCCTACCCGCCGGGCGAGCACGGCCGTGGCCGCAAGCAGAACTCGGACTACAAGGTTCGTCTGCTGGAGAAGCAGCGTCTGCGCGCTCAGTACGACATCTCTGAGCGTCAGATGGCCCGCGCGTACGACCGCGCCAAGAAGGCCGAAGGCAAGACGGGCGAGGCGCTGGTCGTCGAGCTCGAGCGTCGCCTCGACGCCCTGGTTCTGCGTTCGGGCATCGCCCGCACCATCTACCAGGCCCGCCAGATGGTCGTTCACGGCCACATCGAGGTCAACGGTGGCAAGGTCGACAAGCCGTCGTTCCGTGTCCGCCCGGACGACGTCGTGACCGTGCGCGAGCGCAGCCGCGAGAAGGTTCCGTTCCAGGTTGCCCGTGAGGGTGGCTACGCAGGCGAGGGCGAGACCCCCCGTTACCTGCAGGTCAACCTGAAGGCCCTGGCCTTCCGCCTGGACCGCGACCCGAACCGCAAGGAAATCCCGGTCATCTGCGACGAGCAGCTCGTCGTCGAGTACTACGCCCGCTGA
- a CDS encoding RelA/SpoT family protein: protein MPDEVQPLSAAQPDPQAEQATAAAATPPPAPPVKPVPAKSAGSSNRVRARLARLGVQRTNPYNPVLEPLLRIVRSNDPKIETSTLRQLEQAYQVAERWHRGQKRKSGDPYITHPLAVTTILAELGMDPATLMAGLLHDTVEDTEYGLEDLRRDFGDAVALLVDGVTKLDRVKFGEAAQAETVRKMVVAMAKDPRVLVIKLADRLHNMRTMRYLKREKQEKKARETLEIYAPLAHRLGMNTIKWELEDLAFAILYPKMYDEIVRLVAERAPKRDEYLAVVTDEVMVDLRAARIKATVTGRPKHYYSVYQKMIVRGRDFAEIYDLVGIRVLVDTVRDCYAALGTVHARWNPVPGRFKDYIAMPKFNMYQSLHTTVIGPSGKPVELQIRTFDMHRRAEYGIAAHWKYKQQTVAGTSKVRTDVPQAAKGSAGQDTVNDMAWLRQLLDWQKETEDPGEFLDSLRFDLSRNEVFVFTPKGDVIALPAGATPVDFAYAVHTEVGHRTIGARVNGRLVPLESTLDNGDLVEVFTSKAEGAGPSRDWLGFVKSPRARNKIRAWFSKERRDEAIEHGKDAIARAMRKQNLPIQRILTGDSLVTLAHEMRYPDISSLYAAIGEGHVAAQGVVQKLVAALGGEEAANEDIEESIPPARARSKRRANADPGVVVKGVDDVWVKLARCCTPVPGDPIIGFVTRGSGVSVHRADCVNVDSLSQQPERMLEVEWAPTQSSVFLVAIQVEALDRSRLLSDVTRVLSDQHVNILSAAVQTSRDRVATSRFTFEMGDPKHLGHVLKAVRGVEGVYDVYRVTSARRP, encoded by the coding sequence TTGCCAGACGAGGTCCAGCCACTCTCCGCCGCGCAGCCCGACCCGCAGGCCGAGCAGGCCACGGCGGCCGCCGCCACGCCCCCGCCGGCCCCGCCGGTCAAGCCCGTGCCGGCGAAGTCGGCCGGGTCCTCCAACCGGGTGCGCGCCCGCCTCGCCCGGCTGGGCGTCCAGCGCACGAACCCGTACAACCCGGTACTGGAGCCCCTGCTCCGTATAGTCCGCAGCAACGACCCGAAGATCGAGACGTCGACGCTGCGCCAGCTCGAACAGGCCTACCAGGTCGCCGAGCGCTGGCACCGCGGTCAGAAGCGCAAGAGCGGCGACCCGTACATCACCCACCCGCTCGCGGTGACCACCATCCTCGCCGAGCTCGGCATGGACCCCGCCACCCTGATGGCCGGTCTGCTGCACGACACCGTCGAGGACACCGAGTACGGGCTGGAGGACCTGCGGCGCGACTTCGGCGACGCGGTCGCGCTGCTCGTCGACGGCGTCACCAAGCTCGACCGGGTGAAGTTCGGCGAGGCCGCCCAGGCGGAGACCGTCCGCAAGATGGTCGTGGCCATGGCCAAGGACCCGCGCGTCCTGGTCATCAAACTCGCCGACCGGCTCCACAACATGCGCACCATGCGCTACCTCAAGCGGGAGAAGCAGGAGAAGAAGGCCCGCGAGACCCTTGAGATCTATGCCCCGCTGGCGCACCGCCTGGGCATGAACACGATCAAGTGGGAGCTCGAGGACCTCGCCTTCGCGATCCTCTACCCGAAGATGTACGACGAGATCGTGCGGCTCGTCGCCGAGCGCGCGCCCAAGCGGGACGAGTACCTCGCCGTCGTCACGGACGAGGTGATGGTCGACCTCAGGGCCGCCCGGATCAAGGCCACCGTCACGGGCCGGCCGAAGCACTACTACAGCGTCTACCAGAAGATGATCGTCCGCGGCCGCGACTTCGCGGAGATCTACGACCTGGTCGGCATCCGGGTCCTGGTGGACACCGTCCGGGACTGCTACGCCGCCCTCGGCACCGTGCACGCGCGATGGAACCCGGTCCCCGGCCGGTTCAAGGACTACATCGCGATGCCCAAGTTCAACATGTACCAGTCGCTGCACACGACGGTCATCGGACCCAGCGGCAAGCCCGTCGAGCTCCAGATCCGCACCTTCGACATGCACCGCCGCGCCGAGTACGGCATCGCCGCGCACTGGAAGTACAAGCAGCAGACGGTCGCCGGCACCTCGAAGGTACGGACCGACGTCCCGCAGGCCGCCAAGGGCAGCGCCGGCCAGGACACGGTCAACGACATGGCCTGGCTGCGCCAGCTGCTCGACTGGCAGAAGGAGACCGAGGACCCGGGCGAGTTCCTCGACTCGCTGCGCTTCGACCTCTCCCGCAACGAGGTCTTCGTCTTCACGCCGAAGGGCGACGTCATAGCGCTGCCCGCCGGCGCCACCCCCGTGGACTTCGCGTACGCCGTCCACACCGAGGTCGGCCACCGGACCATAGGGGCCCGGGTCAACGGCCGCCTCGTCCCGCTGGAGTCCACCCTCGACAACGGCGACCTCGTCGAGGTCTTCACCTCCAAGGCAGAGGGCGCCGGACCGTCCCGTGACTGGCTGGGCTTCGTCAAGTCCCCGCGGGCCCGCAACAAGATCCGTGCCTGGTTCTCCAAGGAGCGCCGCGACGAGGCGATCGAGCACGGCAAGGACGCCATCGCGCGGGCCATGCGCAAGCAGAACCTGCCGATCCAGCGCATCCTCACCGGCGACTCGCTCGTCACCCTCGCGCACGAGATGCGCTACCCCGACATCTCCTCGCTGTACGCGGCCATCGGCGAGGGCCACGTGGCCGCGCAGGGCGTCGTCCAGAAACTGGTGGCGGCCCTCGGCGGCGAGGAAGCGGCCAACGAGGACATCGAGGAGAGCATTCCGCCGGCGCGCGCCCGCAGCAAGCGGCGCGCCAACGCCGACCCGGGTGTGGTCGTCAAGGGCGTCGACGACGTGTGGGTCAAGCTGGCCCGCTGCTGCACCCCGGTACCGGGCGACCCGATCATCGGGTTCGTGACGCGGGGCAGCGGCGTATCGGTTCACCGCGCGGACTGCGTCAACGTCGACTCGCTCTCCCAGCAGCCCGAGCGGATGCTGGAGGTCGAGTGGGCCCCCACCCAGTCCTCCGTGTTCCTCGTCGCCATCCAGGTCGAGGCGCTGGACCGCTCCCGGCTGCTGTCGGACGTCACCCGCGTCCTGTCGGACCAGCACGTCAACATCCTCTCGGCGGCCGTCCAGACCTCCCGCGACCGGGTGGCCACCTCCCGGTTCACCTTCGAGATGGGCGACCCCAAGCACCTCGGACACGTCCTGAAGGCCGTCCGGGGCGTGGAGGGCGTCTACGACGTCTACCGCGTCACCTCGGCCCGCCGCCCGTAG
- a CDS encoding MBL fold metallo-hydrolase: MLIAGFPAGAWGTNCYVVAPAAGEECVIIDPGHQATQGVEETLKKHRLKPVAVVLTHGHIDHVASVVPVCGAHDVPAWIHPEDRYMMSDPEKALGRSIGMPLMGELTVGEPDDVRELTDGAGLKLAGMDFSVAHAPGHTKGSVTFRMPELADVPPVFFSGDLLFAGSIGRTDLPGGSHAEMLESLARVCLPLDDSTVVLSGHGPQTTIGRERVTNPYLREVAAGLTATPSEGAPAPRRGM; encoded by the coding sequence GTGCTGATTGCCGGATTCCCCGCCGGGGCCTGGGGGACCAACTGTTACGTGGTCGCCCCCGCCGCCGGTGAGGAGTGCGTCATCATCGACCCGGGCCACCAGGCCACCCAGGGTGTCGAGGAGACGCTGAAGAAGCATCGGCTCAAGCCCGTCGCGGTCGTCCTGACCCATGGCCACATCGATCATGTGGCCTCGGTCGTCCCGGTGTGCGGAGCACACGACGTACCGGCGTGGATCCACCCCGAGGACCGCTACATGATGAGCGACCCGGAGAAGGCCCTCGGCCGCTCCATCGGGATGCCGCTCATGGGCGAGCTGACCGTGGGGGAGCCGGACGACGTCCGCGAGCTGACGGACGGCGCCGGTCTGAAGCTGGCCGGCATGGACTTCTCCGTGGCGCACGCGCCCGGGCATACCAAGGGGTCGGTGACCTTCCGGATGCCCGAGTTGGCCGACGTACCGCCGGTCTTCTTCTCGGGTGACCTGCTCTTCGCCGGCTCCATCGGACGCACCGACCTGCCCGGCGGCTCCCACGCCGAGATGCTCGAGTCGCTGGCCCGCGTGTGCCTGCCGCTCGACGACTCGACCGTGGTGCTGTCCGGCCACGGTCCCCAGACCACCATCGGCCGCGAGCGCGTGACCAACCCGTACCTGCGGGAGGTCGCCGCCGGCCTGACAGCGACCCCCAGTGAGGGCGCGCCCGCTCCACGACGAGGAATGTGA